Proteins found in one Sorghum bicolor cultivar BTx623 chromosome 1, Sorghum_bicolor_NCBIv3, whole genome shotgun sequence genomic segment:
- the LOC110434877 gene encoding uncharacterized protein LOC110434877 — translation MDTPRPTGDRVPLGDLTNTTHEGNHTRLELVRLDGDANGQKRLRERELYATTSDENSSGKNKRLREWGTTDKMSENSDRLHVHSAYNNGAEQLSDGNTINESDENSDWLHRQSSYCNSLQQLSDGSVPLSTIGGIGDVHNIDTEEGLGNRLVTCSKEHKRDYDRARNAAMSPEQRALLNKRRRELYATKKAPKKSTRMLQMTPNETTQSTSGPIPLTIGVPGDIDDHLTQTDIDTIHEMGTPL, via the exons ATGGACACACCAAGGCCAACCGGTGATCGGGTACCTTTGGGAGACCTTACAAATACAACGCATGAAG GGAATCATACCCGACTCGAGTTGGTGCGACTAGATGGGGATGCTAATGGGCAGAAGAGGCTGAGGGAGAGAGAACTATATGCAACAACATCTGATGAAAATAGTAGTGGAAAAAATAAGAGACTCCGTGAGTGGGGTACAACAGATAAAATGAGTGAAAATAGTGACCGGCTCCATGTGCACTCAGCCTATAATAATGGTGCTGAGCAACTATCAG ATGGGAATACAATAAATGAAAGCGATGAAAATAGTGACTGGCTCCATAGGCAGTCATCCTATTGTAACAGCTTGCAACAATTATCAG ACGGTTCGGTACCTTTAAGCACGATTGGTGGCATTGGTGACGTGCATAACATTGACACTGAGGAAG GTCTCGGCAACCGGCTTGTCACGtgttcaaaagagcataagcgtGATTATGACAGAGCACGAAATGCCGCAATGTCTCCTGAACAAAGGGCGCTATTGAATAAAAGACGACGTGAATTGTATGCAACCAAAAAAGCACCAAAAAAGTCTACAAGGATGCTACAAATGACTCCAAATGAGACTACCCAGTCAACAA GTGGTCCTATCCCTTTAACCATTGGAGTTCCTGGTGATATTGACGACCATTTAACACAGACAGATATCGACACTATTCATGAAATGGGTACGCCTTTATAG
- the LOC8083892 gene encoding probable NAD(P)H-dependent oxidoreductase 1: MAAIEDDQAAGSAVPAVALSSGKPMPRIGLGTASFPLGNAGDRPVVREAVLRALDAGYRHFDTSAVYGTERAIGDAVAEAVSAGTLASRDDVYITSKLWIADAHPGHVLPALRKTLQNLQMEYVDLYLIHFPVSMRLPEAEGGAGAGPVLAKENLVEMDMKGVWEEMEECHRRGLAKAIGVSNFSCKKLDYLLSFANIPPAVNQVEVNPCCRQNKLRVFCREKGIQLCAYSPLGGKGAPWANNSVMNSPLLRQIALTKGKTVAQVCIRWVYEQGDCVIAKSFNEKRMRENLDIFEWQLTEDECRRISALPESRGTYDFFVHESGPYKTAQEFWDGEIVAGQANNDALSLDPTN, encoded by the exons ATGGCTGCCATCGAGGATGATCAAGCAGCAGGGTCCGCGGTGCCGGCAGTGGCACTGAGCTCCGGCAAGCCGATGCCGCGGATAGGCCTCGGCACGGCATCCTTCCCGCTCGGGAACGCCGGGGATCGCCCAGTCGTACGGGAGGCCGTCCTCCGCGCCCTGGACGCCGGCTACCGCCACTTCGACACATCCGCGGTGTACGGCACGGAGCGCGCGATCGGCGACGCCGTGGCGGAGGCCGTGAGTGCTGGGACGCTCGCCTCCCGGGACGATGTCTACATCACCTCCAAGCTCTGGATCGCGGACGCGCACCCTGGACACGTTCTGCCGGCGCTCAGGAAGACCCTCCA GAATCTGCAGATGGAGTATGTGGACCTGTACCTGATCCACTTCCCGGTGAGCATGCGGCTGCCGGAGGCGGAAGGAGGGGCGGGAGCGGGACCGGTGCTGGCAAAGGAAAACCTGGTGGAGATGGACATGAAGGGTGTGTGGGAGGAGATGGAGGAGTGCCACAGGCGAGGGCTGGCCAAGGCCATCGGCGTCAGCAACTTCAGCTGCAAGAAGCTGGACTACTTGCTCTCCTTTGCCAACATCCCTCCGGCCGTCAACCAG GTGGAGGTAAACCCATGCTGCCGGCAGAACAAACTGAGGGTGTTTTGCAGGGAGAAAGGAATCCAGCTCTGCGCCTACTCTCCATTGGGTGGCAAGGGAGCACCATGGGCCAACAATTCTGTCATGAACAGCCCTCTCCTCAGGCAGATTGCCCTTACAAAGGGTAAAACCGTCGCCCAG GTGTGCATTAGGTGGGTGTACGAGCAGGGCGATTGCGTGATAGCTAAAAGCTTCAACGAGAAGAGGATGCGAGAGAACCTCGACATCTTTGAGTGGCAACTCACGGAAGACGAGTGTCGCAGGATTAGCGCCCTCCCAGAATCGAGGGGAACCTACGATTTCTTCGTCCATGAATCTGGCCCGTACAAAACTGCCCAAGAGTTTTGGGATGGTGAGATTGTGGCTGGCCAGGCTAACAATGATGCTTTGAGTTTGGATCCTACCAATTGA